A section of the Chlorocebus sabaeus isolate Y175 chromosome 17, mChlSab1.0.hap1, whole genome shotgun sequence genome encodes:
- the ENPP5 gene encoding ectonucleotide pyrophosphatase/phosphodiesterase family member 5: MTSKFLLVSFILAALSLLTTFSHQPDQQNVLLVSFDGFRWDYLYKVPTPHFHYVMKYGVHVKQVTNVFITKTYPNHYTLVTGLFAENHGIVANDMFDPIQNKSFSLDHMNIYDSKFWEEATPIWITNQRAGHTSGAAMWPGTDVEIHKCFPTHYMPYNESVSFEDRVAKIIEWFTSEEPINLGLLYWEDPDDMGHHLGPDSPLMGPVISDIDNKLGYLIQMLKKAKLWDTLNLIITSDHGMTQCSEERLIELDQYLDKDHYTLIDQSPVAAILPKEGKFDEVYEALTHAHPNLTVYKREEIPERWHYKYNSRIQPIIAVADEGWHILQNKSDDFLLGNHGYDNALAEMHPIFLAHGPAFRKNFSKEAMNSTDLYPLLCHLLNITAMPHNGSFWNVQDLLNSAIPRAVPYTQSTILLPGSVKPAEYDQEQSYPYFVGVSLGSIIVIVFFIIFIKHLIHSQIPALQDIHGEIAQPLLQA, from the exons ATGACTTCGAAATTTCTCTTGGTGTCCTTCATACTTGCTGCACTGAGTCTTTTAACCACCTTTTCTCACCAACCAGACCAGCAAAATGTTCTACTAGTTTCTTTTGATGGATTCCGTTGGGATTACTTATATAAAGTTCCAACGCCCCATTTTCATTATGTTATGAAATATGGTGTTCACGTGAAGCAAGTTACTaatgtttttattacaaaaaCCTACCCTAACCATTATACTTTGGTAACTGGCCTTTTTGCAGAGAATCATGGGATTGTTGCAAATGATATGTTTGATCCTATTCAGAACAAATCTTTCTCCTTGGATCACATGAATATTTATGATTCCAAGTTTTGGGAAGAAGCGACACCAATATGGATCACAAATCAGAGGGCAGGACATACTAGTGGTGCAGCCATGTGGCCCGGAACAGATGTAGAAATACATAAGTGCTTTCCTACTCATTACATGCCTTACAATGAGTCAGTTTCATTTGAAGATAGAGTTGCCAAAATTATCGAATGGTTTACATCAGAAGAGCCCATAAATCTTGGTCTTCTCTATTGGGAAGACCCTGATGACATGGGCCACCATTTGGGACCTGACAGTCCGCTCATGGGGCCTGTCATTTCAGATATTGACAACAAGTTAGGATATCTCATACAAATGCTAAAAAAGGCAAAGTTGTGGGACACTCTGAACCTAATCATCACAAGTGATCACGGAATGACGCAGTGCTCTGAGGAAAGGTTAATAGAACTTGACCAGTACTTGGATAAAGACCACTATACCCTGATTGATCAATCACCAGTAGCAGCCATCTTGCCAAAAGAAG GTAAATTTGATGAAGTCTATGAAGCACTAACTCATGCTCATCCTAACCTTACTGTTTACAAAAGAGAAGAGATTCCAGAAAGGTGGCATTACAAATACAACAGTCGAATTCAACCAATCATAGCAGTGGCTGACGAAGGGTGGCACATTTTACAGAATAAGTCAGATGACTTTCTGT TAGGCAACCACGGGTATGATAATGCGTTAGCAGAAATGCATCCAATATTTTTAGCCCATGGTCCTGCCTTCAGAaagaatttctcaaaagaagccatGAACTCCACAGATTTGTACCCACTACTATGCCACCTCCTTAATATCACCGCCATGCCACACAATGGATCATTCTGGAATGTCCAAGATCTGCTCAATTCAGCAATACCAAGGGCAGTCCCTTATACACAGAGTACTATACTCCTCCCTGGTAGTGTCAAACCAGCAGAATATGACCAAGAGCAGTCATACCCTTATTTCGTAGGGGTCTCTCTTGGCAGCATTATAgtgattgtattttttataattttcattaaacatttaattcACAGTCAAATACCTGCCTTACAAGATATACATGGTGAAATAGCTCAACCATTATTACAAGCCTAA